From one Pseudopipra pipra isolate bDixPip1 chromosome 2, bDixPip1.hap1, whole genome shotgun sequence genomic stretch:
- the DCHS1 gene encoding protocadherin-16 isoform X2: MWGQELVPADLSSVGAVGGTEVTATDADSGAFGSLSYSIGSGIGSVVPTQFSIDKHSGQLCTEQPLDRDEGTSAYDFTITAVDGGGLNSMVYVKVFLEDTNDNRPVFYPLEYAASISTQSMPGTAVLRVTANDKDEGLNGRVTYRIVLGNSPPLFSLNKDTGVISLSWSLSGKANTLVQLVISAQDGGGLQAQPNARVNISIVEGTVSPPVFEQAQYFFTVPEDTSQGASVGAVQAHNPPGHADDIFYSISSGDPHGYFSIDSASGQLRTSMPLDHESQAVLILDVQARSGSPPAYSNTRVKISVSDVNDNVPAFPSPSDSILLPEATEPGTTVYTVQAEDRDSGANGQVTFELVSGGEGTFSVERTSGAVRLLGALQFEASSAYSLAIMARDSGVPQLSSTFTLLVHVQAEDDNGPIFDTLTYRVEVQEGVPVSTRFLQVRALAHDVESTALTYHLRADGDAASFGIVPESGWLYVKSALDREMRDLYVLTVLASVGGGGAAGDTRKTGTSTVRISITDENDNSPRLSEERYFFTVPENQAPGSSVGRVTASDRDAGQNSRLTYRLLQHDPNFLIHTQTGEVSTKHSLDREQQSSFQLLVIVQDGGAPPRSATGTIYVTVLDENDNAPAFLHVGSGQELPVQVLEEKPSGLLVASLQAKDPDEGENGTIIYSLIGAWAERFTLHMATGELRTATALRRADRAEYIFTVTASDRGAVPRSTSAIVRVQVLPSSRVLPRPDATMLTLHPLEGVKPGSVIGSVAPPDAPARGQLTYTVVGGGGDGTFVVDSVTGEIYAARELDYEAGARHVLQVSAEDTQHGYPSSRLVLVQIHVQDCNDQAPTFPEDPITIVVPENTQAGSSIFTFQALDGDGVGPNSQVRYALLHLEPAGAPFQLDSRSGQLTLRQGLDREAAASFLLVVEATDQARNISQRRSAAVTARVFVTDENDNTPVFLSPATVSIMEDQPTGFVALHVVAQDSDLGENGRVSYSLRAGNGDGRFHLNPSTGALSIVRALNREEVAQHNLTVVAMDHGFPRRSATQLLTVLVLDVNDEAPAFEKPEYEAHIMENLPAGSPVLQVLATDRDLGANGQVSYGGLSGGPFSIHPQTGLIVTTRALDREEQEQHVLTVYARDAGLPPSLAKATVRVTVGDENDHAPQLESESCSVEVPENQSRVALYTLRATDPDGGENGRLEYRVADGDPGQDFSLDPISGVLSTARALDREQVASYSLTVVVQDHGSPPRSATMSVTVQVLDLNDNAPSFAQATYAVEVPEDLPVGALVLQLVAEDPDEGTNGQVSYYLGNESLGMFQVEPQSGRIQSTQVLDRERQPSYSFLAKAVDSAPWEPKSAAVRVTVTVRDVNDHAPAFLHSPLTVNLSRHTPLKQVVATMRAEDRDAGANASILYRLTTPSSAFAINSYTGDIQLLQPLGSLSQRQRTLFVLATDLGQPALSSTGVVVIHVQEEPYRGLRFPRGTSDVVLAENAAPGTVVASVQAVHTGGSSGHITYSIVSGNERNTFLIQPSSGAISVQDSSSLDFEASPRLRLVIQAETVASFGFMAINLNLQDVNDNLPRFQLQNYVAFIWESQSYDSPVIQVLADDLDQGANGQVTYAINQSLPMPGLYHIDPQTGTITTTAILDREIWSQTRLVVTAMDRGTPPLVGSATLTVVVMDVNDNSPTIPVPWEIRVPENTLLGTQIAQLTGNDVDSGPALSYTLLLEGDAAGTFGVLRYGGRIALTGPLDHEQRSHYTLTLRASDTRHETEANLTVLVEDVNDNVPTFTQSFYQVLLPEHTPAGSVILTVSATDSDSGSNGDVTFRLAVPSPDVAIDPSNGTLFTTRQMEFDASQPTLDLVVEAHDHGSPSLSSWATVQLQVLDVNDHSPRFQEPHYNTSVPEDLRPGTTVLTLEAGDADLSRENAGFDYTIVSGNGGNAFQVESRVAWAEGQLRTQGALVLVEPLDFETTPVYNLTVAASDRGLPQRSATVPVLIAVRDVNDNPPVFARAEYRAAVSEAAPPGTELLRVAAHDADSGPRGHVHYTISSGNQHGLFQLHETTGALSLVRPLDREAQPMHTLVVRATDTPGGHFALVPVAIEVKDINDNKPYFPVEVLSASIRENLPPGTLVTTLRAVDADTGAFGELRYTVLEQAVGDPATGDGRDAFAVNRSSGELRSRLTFDYERAKAFQLLVRATDAGNASATVTVRVLVTGEDEYDPIFLSPSFNFEVPEGARKGQSIGRVLATDEDEGADGVVLYALAKPSPYFAINQTTGTIYLRVDSQPQAGAGRAKREPREMSLEVQARSPLPASRVASTQVTIDVTHTSFGLAPDLNLLLVAVAASLGVVVVLAAVAIVLALVRSRQRQGRKKAEGDGVLARTQSGSLQKLGREEPALPGAEHIYHQALPGYGAEPAGSYTRGGSLDPSHSSGRGSAEAAEDDEIRMINEYPRVASITASMQEHIAARGPDSGIQQDADQLSDISCEPAALESAQWFKSKKGSGLLLPGPPLQLYREDGGGSAFLGVRCGLSVSSQPQDYAFPEDGKPSVDGSLTAIVASDEELRGSYNWDYLLNWCPQFQPLASVFTEIARLKDESSLRKPFQAKPKAEPKPRIDPPPLITSVAHPGAKSVPPKPPPGRTFPHLSSLRRSPISHEGSISSSAMSPSFSPSLSPLAARSPVVSPFGISQGPSASTISAEHSLEPPEEAELRI; the protein is encoded by the exons atgtgGGGTCAGGAGTTGGTTCCTGCTGACCTGAGCTCTGTAGGAGCCGTAGGAGGAACTGAG GTGACAGCCACAGACGCAGACAGTGGCGCGTTTGGCTCTCTTTCCTACTCCATTGGCTCTGGCATCGGCAGCGTTGTCCCCACGCAGTTCAGCATTGACAAGCACTCGGGGCAGCTGTGCACGGAGCAGCCCCTGGACCGCGACGAGGGCACGTCTGCCTACGACTTCACCATCACTGCTGTGGATGGG GGCGGCCTGAACTCCATGGTGTACGTGAAGGTGTTCCTGGAGGACACAAATGACAACCGGCCAGTGTTTTACCCGCTGGAGTACGCTGCCAGCATCAGCACACAGAGCATGCCAGGGACAGCGGTGCTGCGTGTCACTGCTAACGACAAGGATGAGGGGCTGAACGGGAGAGTGACCTACCGCATTGTGCTGGGAAACTCGCCCCCGCTCTTCTCCCTCAACAAGGACACAG GTGTCATCTCCCTGTCATGGTCCCTGAGCGGCAAAGCCAACACCCTGGTGCAGCTGGTGATCTCTGCGCAGGACGGGGGGGGCTTGCAGGCACAGCCGAACGCCCGGGTGAACATCAGCATCGTGGAGGGCACGGTCTCACCTCCTGTCTTTGAGCAAGCTCAGTACTTCTTCACTGTGCCCGAGGACACGTCGCAGGGCGCCAGCGTGGGGGCTGTCCAGGCCCACAACCCGCCGG GTCATGCTGATGACATCTTCTATTCCATCTCCTCGGGGGATCCTCATGGCTACTTCTCCATTGATTCGGCCTCGGGGCAGCTCCGCACCAGCATGCCTCTGGATCACGAGTCCCAGGCAGTCCTCATCCTGGATGTCCAGGCCCGAAGTGGTTCACCCCCTGCCTACAGCAACACACGCGTGAAGATCTCTGTGTCAGATGTGAATGACAATGTGCCGGCATTCCCAAGCCCCTCCGACTCCATCCTGCTGCCAGAGGCCACAGAACCTGGGACTACAGTCTACACCGTGCAGGCCGAGGACCGTGACAGCGGTGCCAACGGCCAGGTGACCTTCGAGCTGGTGTCAGGGGGCGAGGGCACCTTCAGCGTGGAACGCACCTCGGGGGCGGTGCGGCTCCTCGGGGCCCTGCAGTTTGAGGCCAGCTCGGCCTACAGCCTGGCCATCATGGCCCGGGACAGCGGCGTCCCACAGCTCAGCTCCACCTTCACGCTGCTGGTGCACGTGCAAGCCGAGGATGACAACGGGCCCATCTTTGACACTCTCACCTACCGCGTGGAGGTGCAGGAAGGTGTCCCCGTCTCCACCCGTTTCCTGCAGGTGAGGGCCCTGGCACACGATGTGGAATCCACAGCCCTTACCTACCACCTGCGTGCAGACGGGGACGCCGCTAGCTTCGGCATCGTGCCCGAGAGCGGCTGGCTGTACGTCAAAAGCGCCCTGGACCGGGAGATGCGGGACCTGTACGTGCTGACGGTGCTGGCCTCGgtgggaggcggcggggccgcgggggaCACCCGGAAAACCGGCACCAGCACCGTGCGAATCAGCATCACCGATGAGAACGACAACAGCCCTCGGCTGAGCGAGGAGCGGTACTTCTTCACCGTGCCTGAGAAccaggctcctggcagcagcGTGGGGAGGGTGACGGCCAGCGACCGGGACGCGGGGCAGAACAGCCGGCTCACCTACCGCCTGCTCCAGCACGATCCCAACTTCCTTATCCACACACAGACAG gagaggtcAGCACCAAGCACAGCCTGGACCGGGAACAGCAGTCCAGCTTCCAGCTCCTGGTGATTGTGCAGGATGGGGGAGCACCGCCCCGCAGTGCCACCGGAACCATCTATGTCACCGTGCTGGATGAGAATGACAACGCTCCTGCTTTCCTCCacgtgggcagtgggcaggagctgcccgtGCAG gtgcTGGAAGAGAAGCCATCGGGACTTCTGGTCGCCTCCCTGCAGGCCAAGGACCCCGACGAGGGGGAGAATGGGACCATCATCTACTCACTGATAG GAGCCTGGGCAGAGCGTTTCACCCTGCACATGGCTACTGGAGAGCTGCGGACGGCCACGGCTCTGCGCCGGGCTGACCGTGCCGAGTACATCTTCACCGTGACAGCCAGCGACCGCGGCGCGGTGCCTCGCAGCACGTCAGCCATCGTCCGCGTCCAG GTGCTGCCATCCTCCCGTGTGCTGCCACGGCCTGATGCCACCATGCTGACCCTGCACCCTCTCGAGGGGGTCAAGCCGGGGTCTGTGATTGGCTCGGTGGCCCCCCCGGATGCCCCTGCACGAGGACAGCTGACCTACACGGTGGTAGGAGGTGGTGGGGACGGCACCTTTGTGGTCGACAGTGTGACAGGGGAGATTTATGCTGCCCGGGAGCTGGACTATGAAGCTGGGGCACGGCATGTGCTCCAGGTGAGTGCCGAGGACACGCAGCATGGCTATCCCTCCAGCCGGCTGGTGCTGGTCCAGATCCACGTGCAGGACTGCAACGACCAGGCGCCCACCTTCCCCGAAGACCCGATCACCATCGTGGTGCCGGAGAATACCCAGGCTGGCTCCTCCATCTTCACCTTCCAGGCACTGGATGGGGATGGGGTAGGCCCCAACAGCCAGGTGCGCTACGCCCTGCTGCACCTGGAGCCCGCTGGGGCCCCCTTCCAGCTCGACAGCCGCTCGGGGCAGCTGACCCTGCGCCAGGGCCTCGACCGGGAGGCTGCTGCCTCCTTCCTGCTGGTGGTGGAGGCCACGGACCAGGCCCGCAACATCAGCCAGCGCCGCTCAGCCGCCGTCACCGCCCGCGTGTTTGTGACCGATGAGAATGACAACACGCCCGTCTTCCTCTCCCCGGCCACTGTCAGCATCATGGAGGACCAGCCCACGGGCTTCGTGGCGCTGCACGTGGTGGCCCAGGACAGCGACCTGGGAGAGAATGGACGTGTGAGCTACTCCTTGCGAGCAGGCAATGGTGACGGCCGCTTCCACCTCAACCCCAGCACTG GTGCTCTTTCCATCGTGCGAGCCCTGAATCGGGAGGAAGTGGCACAGCACAACCTGACGGTGGTGGCCATGGACCATGGCTTCCCACGCCGCTCCGCCACACAGCTGCTGACCGTGCTGGTGCTGGACGTCAACGATGAGGCTCCTGCCTTTGAGAAACCTGAGTACGAAGCCCACATCATGGAGAACCTGCCCGCAGGCAGTCCGGTGCTGCAGGTGCTGGCCACGGACCGGGATCTGG GTGCCAACGGGCAGGTGTCCTATGGGGGTCTCTCTGGGGGGCCGTTCTCCATCCACCCACAGACAGGGCTCATTGTGACCACGCGTGCCCTAGAccgggaggagcaggagcagcatgTGCTGACGG TGTACGCGCGGGACGCCGGCCTGCCCCCCAGCCTCGCCAAGGCCACCGTGCGGGTCACAGTGGGCGATGAGAACGACCATGCACCACAGCTGGAGAGCGAGTCCTGCTCTGTGGAGGTCCCCGAGAACCAGAGCCGCGTAGCACTCTACACCCTGCGGGCCACCGATCCCGACGGCGGAGAGAACGGGCGCTTGGAATACAGAGTGGCAG ATGGAGACCCTGGGCAGGATTTCAGCCTGGACCCCATCTCTGGTGTCCTGTCCACTGCACGTGCCCTCGACCGGGAGCAAGTTGCTTCCTACAGCCTCACTGTGGTGGTGCAGGACCACGGCTCCCCCCCACGCAGTGCCACCATGTCGGTGACTGTGCAGGTTTTGGACCTCAATGACAACGCACCCAGTTTTGCTCAGGCCACCTATGCAGTGGAGGTGCCAGAGGACTTGCCAGTCGGTGCCCTGGTGCTCCAGCTGGTGGCCGAGGACCCCGACGAGGGCACCAATGGGCAGGTCTCCTACTACCTGGGCAATGAGTCACTGGGCATGTTCCAGGTGGAGCCACAGAGCGGGCGCATCCAGAGCACCCAGGTGCTGGACCGGGAGCGCCAGCCCAGCTACAGCTTCCTGGCCAAGGCGGTGGACTCGGCACCGTGGGAGCCCAAGAGCGCGGCCGTGCGTGTCACCGTCACAGTGCGAGACGTCAACGACCACGCCCCGGCCTTCCTGCACAGCCCGCTCACCGTCAACCTGTCCCGCCACACGCCGCTCAAACAGGTGGTGGCCACGATGAGGGCCGAGGACAGGGACGCAGGTGCCAACGCCTCCATCCTGTACCGACTCaccacccccagctctgccttcgCCATCAACTCCTACACGGGGGacatccagctgctgcagcctctgggCTCACTCAGCCAGCGCCAGCGGACACTCTTTGTCCTGGCCACGGACCTGGGGCAGCCGGCGCTCTCCTCCACTGGGGTGGTCGTGATCCACGTGCAGGAGGAGCCATACCGGGGGCTGCGCTTTCCCCGTGGCACCAGCGATGTGGTCCTGGCTGAAAATGCTGCCCCAG gCACTGTAGTGGCGAGTGTCCAAGCTGTGCACACGGGGGGCTCCTCGGGGCACATCACCTACAGCATTGTCAGCGGCAATGAGAGGAACACCTTCCTTATCCAGCCTAGCTCAG GTGCCATCTCGGTGCAGGACTCCAGCAGCCTGGACTTCGAGGCCAGCCCTCGGCTGCGCCTGGTGATCCAGGCAGAGACCGTGGCTTCCTTTGGCTTTATGGCCATAAACCTCAACCTCCAGGACGTGAACGACAACCTGCCCCGCTTCCAGCTGCAGAACTACGTGGCGTTCATCTGGGAGTCACAGAGCTATGACTCACCTGTCATCCAG GTGCTGGCAGATGACCTGGACCAGGGAGCAAATGGGCAGGTGACTTACGCCATCAACCAGTCCCTGCCAATGCCAGGCTTGTACCACATCGACCCTCAGACCGGCACCATCACCACCACTGCCATCCTGGACAGGGAGATCTGGTCCCAGACCCG tTTGGTGGTGACGGCGATGGATCGAGGGACGCCACCACTCGTGGGCTCAGCCACGTTGACCGTGGTGGTGATGGACGTCAACGACAACAGCCCCACCATCCCGGTCCCCTGGGAAATCCGTGTCCCTGAGA ACACGCTGCTGGGCACCCAGATAGCCCAGCTGACCGGGAACGACGTGGACTCGGGCCCTGCGCTCTCCTACacgctgctgctggagggggatGCAGCGGGCACCTTCGGGGTGCTGCGCTACGGGGGCCGCATCGCCCTGACGGGGCCGCTGGACCACGAGCAGCGCAGCCACTACACCCTCACCCTGCGCGCCTCCGACACACGCCACGAGACCGAGGCCAACCTCACCGTCCTCGTGGAGGACGTGAACGACAACGTGCCCACCTTCACCCAGAGTTTCTATCAG gtgctgctgccagagcacaCACCTGCTGGCAGCGTTATTCTCACCGTGAGCGCAACTGACTCCGACTCGGGGAGCAACGGGGATGTCACCTTCcgcctggctgtgcccagccctgaTGTCGCCATCGACCCCAGCAATG GGACTCTCTTCACCACCCGGCAGATGGAGTTCGATGCCAGCCAGCCCACCCTGGATCTGGTGGTGGAGGCCCATGACCATGGCTCTCCCAGCCTCTCATCCTGGGCCACAGtgcagctccaggtgctggatGTGAATGACCACAGCCCCCGCTTCCAGGAGCCACATTACAACACCAGCGTCCCCGAGGACCTGCGCCCGGGCACCACCGTGCTGACGCTGGAGGCGGGTGATGCCGACCTCTCCCGGGAGAACGCTGGCTTTGACTATACCATCGTCAGCGGGAACGGTGGCAATGCCTTCCAGGTGGAGAGCCGGGTGGCCTGGGCCGAGGGGCAGCTCCGTACACAAGGAGCCCTGGTGCTTGTGGAGCCCCTGGACTTCGAGACCACCCCGGTGTACAACCTGACTGTGGCGGCCTCAGACCGGGGCCTGCCACAGCGCAGCGCCACTGTGCCCGTGCTCATCGCCGTGCGGGACGTCAATGACAACCCCCCCGTGTTTGCCCGGGCCGAGTACCGTGCGGCCGTCAGCGAGGCCGCGCCGCCCGGCACCGAGCTGCTGCGTGTGGCGGCCCACGATGCCGACTCGGGGCCGCGGGGCCACGTACACTACACCATCAGCTCAGGCAACCAGCACGGGCTGTTCCAGCTGCATGAGACCACAGGGGCCCTGAGCCTGGTGCGGCCGCTGGACCGGGAGGCCCAGCCCATGCACACACTGGTGGTGCGGGCCACGGACACACCGGGTGGGCACTTCGCACTGGTCCCCGTGGCCATCGAGGTGAAGGACATCAATGACAACAAGCCATACTTCCCGGTAGAGGTGCTGAGCGCCAGCATCCGGGAGAACCTGCCACCCGGCACGCTGGTCACCACGCTGCGCGCTGTCGACGCCGACACCGGCGCCTTCGGGGAGCTGCGGTAcacagtgctggagcaggcgGTGGGGGACCCTGCCACGGGGGATGGCCGGGACGCCTTTGCCGTCAACAGGAGCTCTGGGGAGCTGCGCTCCCGCCTCACCTTTGACTATGAGCGAGCCAAAGCCTTCCAGCTCCTGGTTCGAGCCACTGATGCTGGCAATGCCTCGGCCACGGTGACCGTGCGGGTGCTGGTGACGGGGGAAGATGAGTATGATCCCATTTTCCTGAGCCCCTCTTTCAACTTTGAGGTGCCTGAGGGCGCGCGCAAAGGGCAGAGCATTGGGCGTGTGCTGGCCACGGATGAGGATGAGGGGGCTGACGGCGTTGTCCTGTATGCCCTGGCAAAGCCCTCGCCATACTTCGCCATCAACCAGACCACGGGCACCATCTACCTGCGCGTGGACagccagccccaggctggggcagggcgCGCCAAGAGGGAGCCACGGGAGATGAGCCTGGAGGTGCAGGCACGCAGCCCCCTGCCCGCCTCCCGTGTGGCCTCCACACAAGTCACCATCGATGTCACGCACACCTCCTTTGGCCTGGCACCTGACCTCAACCTGCTGCTGGTGGCCGTGGCCGCCTCGCTGGGTGTTGTGGTGGTGCTGGCCGCCGTGGCTATTGTGCTGGCGCTGGTGCGCTCCCGGCAGCGCCAGGGCCGCAAGAAGGCGGAGGGGGACGGAGTTCTGGCTCGCACGCAGAGCGGGTCCCTGCAGAAACTGGGCCGTGAGGAGCCAGCGCTGCCCGGGGCTGAGCATATCTACCACCAGGCACTGCCGGGGTACGGGGCCGAGCCGGCAGGGTCCTATACACGGGGTGGCTCGCTGGACCCCTCACACTCCAGTGGCCGCGGCTCTGCTGAAGCCGCCGAGGATGACGAGATCCGGATGATCAACGAGTACCCGCGCGTGGCCAGCATCACGGCCTCTATGCAGGAGCACATCGCTGCCCGCGGCCCTGACTCCGGCATCCAGCAGGATGCCGACCAGCTCTCCGACATCTCCTGCGAGCCGGCTGCGCTGGAGAGCGCCCAGTGGTTCAAGAGCAAGAAGggctctgggctgctgctgccagggccaCCCTTACAGCTGTATCGTGAGGATGGGGGGGGCAGCGCCTTCCTGGGTGTCCGCTGTGGCCTCAGTGTCTCCTCACAGCCCCAGGACTACGCCTTCCCGGAGGATGGCAAGCCCTCCGTGGACGGCTCGCTCACCGCCATCGTGGCCAGTGATGAGGAGCTCCGTGGCAGCTACAACTGGGATTACTTGCTGAACTGGTGCCCCCAGTTCCAGCCGCTGGCCAGCGTCTTCACAGAGATCGCCCGCCTCAAGGATGAGAGCTCCCTGCGCAAGCCCTTCCAGGCCAAGCCCAAGGCAGAGCCCAAGCCCCGCATCGACCCCCCACCCCTCATCACCTCGGTGGCCCACCCAGGCGCCAAGTCCGTGCCCCCCAAGCCGCCACCGGGCAGGACCTTCCCACACCTGTCCTCCCTGCGCCGCTCGCCCATCAGCCACGAGGGCTCCATCTCGTCCTCGGCCATGTCGCCCAGCTTCTCTCCGTCACTGTCCCCGCTGGCCGCCCGCTCCCCCGTGGTCTCGCCCTTCGGCATCTCGCAGGGGCCGTCGGCCTCCACCATCAGTGCTGAGCACTCGCTGGAGCCCCCCGAGGAGGCCGAGCTCAGGATTTAG